The proteins below are encoded in one region of Micromonospora sp. DSM 45708:
- a CDS encoding tyrosine-type recombinase/integrase gives MPARARANGEGSIFPYRNGFAAYVWVTKPDGRRTRKYVYGKTREAVHDKWIKLHQQAKQGPVATSVPTVGSFLTYWLAEIIQPNRAPLTYATYETFVRRYIAPGLGTKRLDRLQSRDVQTWINQIARTCQCCAQGKDTVRPKHKRRCCAVGRCCQAVPSTRTVSDIRAALRAALSHAQAEDLITKNPAVAVTLATVRRRRGKSWSSDEARKFLESARADDDPLYAAYALVLVTGLRKGEALGLTWADVDLDAGDLTIGRQLQRVRGQLLHRDTKTQASDATLPLPDICLTALKLRSEQRDEARAAAGKAWHESGLVLTTRYGTPIEPRNFQRSWQTRCDKAGVKPITVHDARRTCATLLADLDVHPRVAMQVLRHARFSVTMEIYTQVTSTKTREALKRLGDSLSH, from the coding sequence ATGCCCGCCCGCGCACGCGCCAACGGCGAAGGCTCGATCTTCCCGTACCGGAACGGCTTCGCCGCCTACGTCTGGGTCACCAAGCCTGACGGCCGGCGCACCCGCAAGTACGTCTACGGCAAGACCCGAGAGGCAGTCCACGACAAGTGGATCAAACTGCACCAGCAGGCGAAGCAGGGACCAGTGGCGACAAGCGTCCCCACGGTCGGCAGCTTCCTCACCTACTGGCTGGCCGAGATCATCCAGCCGAACCGGGCACCGTTGACCTACGCCACCTACGAGACGTTTGTCCGCCGCTACATCGCCCCCGGCCTCGGGACGAAGCGGCTCGACCGGCTCCAGTCGCGCGACGTGCAGACCTGGATCAACCAGATAGCTCGCACCTGCCAGTGCTGCGCACAGGGCAAGGACACCGTCCGCCCGAAGCACAAGCGGCGCTGCTGCGCGGTCGGCCGCTGCTGCCAGGCCGTCCCGTCGACGCGCACAGTGAGCGACATCCGGGCCGCGCTGCGGGCCGCCCTCTCCCACGCCCAGGCCGAAGACCTCATCACCAAGAACCCCGCTGTCGCGGTCACCCTCGCCACTGTTCGCCGCCGCCGGGGCAAGTCCTGGTCGAGCGACGAGGCCCGGAAGTTCCTGGAGTCCGCGAGAGCCGACGACGACCCGCTCTACGCCGCCTACGCCCTGGTCCTCGTCACCGGACTGCGCAAGGGGGAGGCGCTGGGACTGACCTGGGCAGACGTCGACCTCGACGCCGGAGATCTGACCATCGGTCGCCAGCTCCAACGCGTACGCGGGCAGCTCCTGCACCGCGACACCAAGACCCAGGCGTCCGACGCCACCCTCCCCCTGCCCGACATCTGCCTCACGGCCCTGAAACTGCGGAGCGAGCAACGCGACGAGGCGAGAGCAGCCGCCGGCAAGGCATGGCACGAAAGCGGACTCGTCCTCACCACCCGCTACGGCACACCGATCGAGCCGCGCAACTTCCAACGCTCCTGGCAGACGCGGTGCGACAAGGCAGGCGTCAAGCCGATCACCGTCCACGACGCCAGAAGAACCTGCGCCACCCTCCTGGCCGACCTCGACGTCCATCCCAGAGTCGCCATGCAGGTGCTGAGGCACGCCCGCTTCTCCGTAACGATGGAGATCTACACGCAGGTCACATCGACAAAGACGAGAGAAGCGCTCAAGCGCCTCGGCGACTCACTCAGCCACTGA